From the Deinococcus planocerae genome, the window CCCCTATTTCGTCAAATACCCCGGGGGGTATATTACGGACATGACCGTGACCGTGCCCGTGAGCGACCGCAAAGCCGAGAAGACGAAGATTCTCAACCGCCTGCGCCGCCTGGAGGGGCAGATTCGGGGGCTCCAGAAGATGGTGGAGGAGGAGAAAGACTGCGTGGAGGTGATGAGCCTGTACGCCAGCGCCAGGAGTGCCCTGGAGTCCACCGGGGACGTGATTCTGGAAACCTACGTCGAGAGGTGCCAGGCGCGCGGGGAGAGGCCCGGCGATCTCATGAGGCTGCTCAAGCTTGCCCGGTGAGGGCAGTTGGAACGGCGACAATTCGACCCAACTCAAGCTTGAGGGCTTTAACCCTGGCCGAGGAGACCGGCCACGGTGGGCCGACCTGGCGCCTGAGGGACGACGGGTCGGCCCGGGTCCTGGCGGAGCTGGGCGAGGCTCAGGTGCAGGCCCCACCTCGACGGGGCCGTGCGCTGAGCCGTACCGTCACCGACGGGGCCCGTGGGGAGGCGGATGGGAGACGGACACCCGCATCCCCGCCGTGAAACGCCGCCGTCAGGCTGGGGCCAGGAAGCGCACGGGGGTCGGAGACACCGAGGGGTGAACGGGTCCCACCCCGCGGTGCCTCAGCCTCCGTTTTCGCTCCAGCGACGGCGCATATCTTGGACCGTTCAAGCCTCCCATGACGTCATCAGGTCGGGTCGAGGTGAACTGATGACCACAGGCCCGACACAGATCGCGTTGCCTGCCTGTGTGAGCGTGACCGTTTGCGACGGTGTAGACGCCACGCACGCTGGGCAGGAAAAGTGGTCACGTGGTTGGACACCCTTCCTCCACGAAACCACTCCCCAATTTTCAAGTCTTCCGGTGAATGCTGTGAGAGGGCCAGGAAGGGGCCTCGGGGGAACGATGTGGACTCCGGGTCCACTCACGGCCTCGCAGGCCCCTTCTCGGCCCGCGTATTCGATCCTACGGCAGTCTCCAGGTCCCCATCGTTCGGTTACCGCCTGCCCCGGGTCTCCCCTTTTCACTCCTCGCCGGGGTCGGCGCTCCGGGTGCTCCAGAGCAAGACGGTCTTCGCGGGCATCGCCTCGTGCTTGAGGCTGGCGAGTTCGGCGGCGGTGACGACTCCCCGCAGGTAGAGTTCCGTGGCCGTGTCCTTGAGGGTGTCGGGGAGGGTGAGCTTCCGGAGGATGAACGCGGCGGTGTGGAGGGAGCGTTCCTCCTCTCCCGGCTCGGGGTCCTGCGGGACCGGCAGGGGCGGCGCAGGGGTCAGGAGCCGGGGTGCCCTGTCCGCGGGCAGGACGTCTTCGAGCGTCTGGTACTTCAGCGGGTCGCGCAGGATATCGACGAGGAGCCCGCTCATGCTCTTGGCCTGGTAGCCCGCCGCCAGGAGAGCGTCGTACCGCTCGACCGCGGCCAGCACCGCCTCCAGGCCGTACTCGGCGGCGTACCGGAGCGCGGCTCCCTGGGTGATGCGGCGGCTGGTGAGGGCCGCGACCGCCTCGGGCCGGGCGGGGGGCTGGGTGGCGCGCGCGAACACGTACTGGACGTCTTGATTCCTGCCGCGGCCCAGGTAGCCCACGTCGGCCAGGAAGCCGCATTCGAGCAGTTGCTGGTGGGGTGTTTGCAGCGCCCGGCGAACGGTGTCGGGCCTGCCGTTGATACCGAGCCGCTCCGCCCAGGGCAGCAGGGCCGTCTGGTAGACCTGCTGCTCGGGACGATCGACCGGGTTGCGCTCGTCCTCCAGCCGCCGGTACAGGGTGCGGGTCAGGGGCTGGTTGAGGCTGCGCAGGATATTGAGATCGACCGGGCGGATGTACCCCAGCCGGATGCTGCGGGCGAGGTCGGGGTCGAGGGTGACCTGAAAGAGCGCGTCGGCGTTCACCGACTCGTCCTCGAAGCTCGACGGCATCCGGCGCCGCTCGATAACCTTCCAGTTCTGGACGAGGCTGGTGCTCAGCGACTGGTAGCTCTCCTCCTTGCGGTCGTACCAACTGTCGGTGATCGTGAAGGTGCTGTTGCGCAGCCGCGTCAGGCTGGGCTTGATCACGGCGTAGCTGTGCCCGCCGATGGGCAGCGCCGCATACACGAGGAGCTGGTAGGCCGTCACCCGGAAGGTGTTGTCCGGCGGCATCCCCGCGCCGAGGTAGGCGTTCGTCAGGCCGAACAGGATGTCGTTGTCGATGCCGTGCGGC encodes:
- a CDS encoding metal-sensitive transcriptional regulator; amino-acid sequence: MTVTVPVSDRKAEKTKILNRLRRLEGQIRGLQKMVEEEKDCVEVMSLYASARSALESTGDVILETYVERCQARGERPGDLMRLLKLAR
- a CDS encoding replication initiator protein A, which gives rise to MPRKPASAKQVSQELLLSGSEERNLNRLSLVLAASRVPDTMTFWSRSWSSSDHLGVTVHVSCLASANDVVPHGIDNDILFGLTNAYLGAGMPPDNTFRVTAYQLLVYAALPIGGHSYAVIKPSLTRLRNSTFTITDSWYDRKEESYQSLSTSLVQNWKVIERRRMPSSFEDESVNADALFQVTLDPDLARSIRLGYIRPVDLNILRSLNQPLTRTLYRRLEDERNPVDRPEQQVYQTALLPWAERLGINGRPDTVRRALQTPHQQLLECGFLADVGYLGRGRNQDVQYVFARATQPPARPEAVAALTSRRITQGAALRYAAEYGLEAVLAAVERYDALLAAGYQAKSMSGLLVDILRDPLKYQTLEDVLPADRAPRLLTPAPPLPVPQDPEPGEEERSLHTAAFILRKLTLPDTLKDTATELYLRGVVTAAELASLKHEAMPAKTVLLWSTRSADPGEE